The Ischnura elegans chromosome 1, ioIscEleg1.1, whole genome shotgun sequence genome contains a region encoding:
- the LOC124161473 gene encoding uncharacterized protein LOC124161473 isoform X1 → MQRTWQQKRAAFIAGVRGGGAMPVGRVAARAKKKLLGGSSGAFGKGSGLSAARVRERASLSFFLVLLFFGVFGLIVLTEILFIDGEASGGPGGRRAAGVPGSRGRQWGRRRGGAGGLDAPDYEVEGGDEDAVVGPAAEDYFIYRGFRAAGAGDGSKASSRFKSQSTGDTKGKKFGFRVFSKSDVEEAANAAVMVGAEDDAVLATESKLPPVKDAEWQPVKGTRFKFYVYSAYYDSRGGERMVRIIGATRTRSPERVWCRLWLSSSSPANYTFSTASPSTTAGNVNASSAGNSSEARGEARLVATVLARVKVIRENWNLKYSACFVICPLRAVLANAGAAGSSTAPPPDATHVKGEFSTARGRGAGAILQPSASGPPSGPPPWPLWVSVVSRSRRAMPAHRLMVRNTEAHQLAEAKQDPRFGERWGVCIKPLHFSYNQALHMVEFIEFHSLLGFEHFTMYNHTVGPAVGCILNHYAQKGIVTLLPWSLDMASQREIRTEGLFAALNDCLYRSMHRFRYLALIDLDEFIVPRKFQQNKDQTSTTAKPPPNLRPNNTDSSLADLLASLVARAPAAGAFSFQNAFFYLQWADDEESSQPIKGNANSHLPEKMPALVTQRKTRRRARAHPHKQRSKYICRPERVVEAGNHFVWEFTSGGGGMGIGGGSVGAVHVPSDAALLHHYRVCEFGGDDCVRTAASVVDRTAQRFRDPLLRRVAIQWAEMREPCGLPPLVPGEGDSPHR, encoded by the exons GCGTGCGGGGCGGTGGCGCGATGCCCGTGGGCCGCGTGGCAGCGAGGGCCAAGAAGAAGCTGCTGGGCGGCTCGTCGGGAGCCTTCGGTAAGGGCTCTGGCCTGTCGGCGGCGCGGGTCCGCGAACGGGCCAGCCTCTCCTTCTTCCTCGTGCTGCTCTTCTTCGGCGTGTTCGGCCTCATCGTCCTCACCGAGATCCTCTTCATCGACGGGGAGGCTTCCGGAGGTCCGGGCGGGCGAAGGGCCGCCGGCGTGCCCGGTTCCCGCGGCCGCCAGTGGGGTCGGCGCCGGGGAGGCGCGGGAGGCCTCGACGCCCCGGACTACGAAGTGGAGGGCGGGGACGAGGACGCCGTGGTGGGCCCCGCCGCCGAGGACTACTTCATCTACCGGGGGTTCCGCGCGGCGGGGGCCGGGGATGGCAGCAAGGCCTCCTCGCGCTTCAAGTCTCAATCGACGGGCGACACCAAGGGGAAGAAGTTCGGCTTTCGCGTGTTCTCCAAGAGCGACGTGGAGGAGGCGGCGAATGCGGCGGTCATGGTCGGCGCGGAGGACGACGCCGTGCTGGCCACGGAGAGCAAGCTGCCCCCGGTCAAGGATGCTGAGTGGCAGCCCGTGAAGGGAACCAG GTTCAAGTTCTACGTCTACTCTGCCTACTACGACTCCCGAGGCGGGGAGAGGATGGTTCGCATAATTGGCGCTACCCGCACCAGGAGCCCGGAGCGCGTTTGGTGCCGACTGTGGCTGTCCTCCTCCTCGCCCGCCAATTACACCTTCTCCACCGCTTCGCCCTCCACGACCGCCGGCAACGTCAACGCCTCCTCCGCGGGCAACTCTTCGGAGGCGCGGGGCGAGGCGAGGCTTGTGGCTACGGTGCTCGCTCGCGTCAAAGTCATCCGGGAGAACTGGAACCTCAAGTACAGCGCGTGCTTCGTCATCTGCCCGCTGAGGGCGGTACTGGCAAACGCGGGGGCGGCGGGGTCTTCGACGGCACCGCCCCCGGACGCCACGCACGTCAAGGGGGAGTTCTCGACGGCGCGGGGGAGGGGAGCAGGGGCGATCTTGCAGCCATCGGCCTCCGGTCCCCCCTCTGGGCCACCGCCCTGGCCCCTGTGGGTGTCCGTGGTGAGCAGGTCGCGGAGGGCGATGCCGGCACACAGGCTGATGGTGAGAAACACGGAGGCCCACCAGTTGGCGGAGGCAAAGCAGGATCCGAGGTTCGGGGAGAGATGGGGGGTGTGCATCAAGCCACTACATTTCAGCTACAACCAG gCATTACATATGGTGGAATTCATTGAGTTCCACTCTCTCCTGGGCTTTGAGCATTTCACGATGTACAATCACACTGTAGGACCAGCAGTTGGCTGCATTCTCAACCACTATGCTCAGAAAGGCATTGTCACACTTCTACCATGGAGCCTTGACATGGCCTCTCAGCGTGAAATCAGGACTGAGGGGTTGTTTGCTGCCCTTAATGATTGTTTATATCGCTCCATGCATCGATTCCGGTACCTTGCTCTTATTGACCTCGATGAATTCATAG TTCCACGGAAATTCCAGCAGAATAAGGATCAGACATCCACTACTGCTAAGCCTCCACCCAATTTACGGCCAAATAATACAGACAGCTCTCTGGCTGATCTTCTGGCCTCTTTAGTAGCCCGAGCTCCAGCTGCAGGagcattttcctttcaaaatgcatttttttatctccagTGGGCAGATGACGAGGAATCCTCACAG CCTATAAAGGGGAATGCAAACTCCCACCTTCCGGAAAAGATGCCAGCCCTGGTGACCCAGCGAAAGACAAGAAGAAGAGCAAGGGCCCACCCTCACAAGCAGAGATCAAAGTACATTTGCCGTCCTGAACGAGTGGTTGAGGCTGGGAACCATTTTGTGTGGGAATTCACGTCTGGAGGGGGTGGCATGGGAATTGGGGGTGGCAGTGTGGGTGCTGTACATGTGCCATCTGATGCAGCACTCCTGCATCACTATAGAGTGTGCGAATTTGGTGGAGATGATTGTGTGCGCACAGCTGCTTCGGTGGTAGACCGCACAGCACAGAGGTTTAGAGACCCGTTGTTGAGACGAGTGGCCATACAGTGGGCAGAGATGAGGGAACCTTGCGGTCTTCCTCCGTTGGTGCCGGGGGAAGGTGATAGTCCTCATCGGTAG
- the LOC124161473 gene encoding uncharacterized protein LOC124161473 isoform X2: MPVGRVAARAKKKLLGGSSGAFGKGSGLSAARVRERASLSFFLVLLFFGVFGLIVLTEILFIDGEASGGPGGRRAAGVPGSRGRQWGRRRGGAGGLDAPDYEVEGGDEDAVVGPAAEDYFIYRGFRAAGAGDGSKASSRFKSQSTGDTKGKKFGFRVFSKSDVEEAANAAVMVGAEDDAVLATESKLPPVKDAEWQPVKGTRFKFYVYSAYYDSRGGERMVRIIGATRTRSPERVWCRLWLSSSSPANYTFSTASPSTTAGNVNASSAGNSSEARGEARLVATVLARVKVIRENWNLKYSACFVICPLRAVLANAGAAGSSTAPPPDATHVKGEFSTARGRGAGAILQPSASGPPSGPPPWPLWVSVVSRSRRAMPAHRLMVRNTEAHQLAEAKQDPRFGERWGVCIKPLHFSYNQALHMVEFIEFHSLLGFEHFTMYNHTVGPAVGCILNHYAQKGIVTLLPWSLDMASQREIRTEGLFAALNDCLYRSMHRFRYLALIDLDEFIVPRKFQQNKDQTSTTAKPPPNLRPNNTDSSLADLLASLVARAPAAGAFSFQNAFFYLQWADDEESSQPIKGNANSHLPEKMPALVTQRKTRRRARAHPHKQRSKYICRPERVVEAGNHFVWEFTSGGGGMGIGGGSVGAVHVPSDAALLHHYRVCEFGGDDCVRTAASVVDRTAQRFRDPLLRRVAIQWAEMREPCGLPPLVPGEGDSPHR; encoded by the exons ATGCCCGTGGGCCGCGTGGCAGCGAGGGCCAAGAAGAAGCTGCTGGGCGGCTCGTCGGGAGCCTTCGGTAAGGGCTCTGGCCTGTCGGCGGCGCGGGTCCGCGAACGGGCCAGCCTCTCCTTCTTCCTCGTGCTGCTCTTCTTCGGCGTGTTCGGCCTCATCGTCCTCACCGAGATCCTCTTCATCGACGGGGAGGCTTCCGGAGGTCCGGGCGGGCGAAGGGCCGCCGGCGTGCCCGGTTCCCGCGGCCGCCAGTGGGGTCGGCGCCGGGGAGGCGCGGGAGGCCTCGACGCCCCGGACTACGAAGTGGAGGGCGGGGACGAGGACGCCGTGGTGGGCCCCGCCGCCGAGGACTACTTCATCTACCGGGGGTTCCGCGCGGCGGGGGCCGGGGATGGCAGCAAGGCCTCCTCGCGCTTCAAGTCTCAATCGACGGGCGACACCAAGGGGAAGAAGTTCGGCTTTCGCGTGTTCTCCAAGAGCGACGTGGAGGAGGCGGCGAATGCGGCGGTCATGGTCGGCGCGGAGGACGACGCCGTGCTGGCCACGGAGAGCAAGCTGCCCCCGGTCAAGGATGCTGAGTGGCAGCCCGTGAAGGGAACCAG GTTCAAGTTCTACGTCTACTCTGCCTACTACGACTCCCGAGGCGGGGAGAGGATGGTTCGCATAATTGGCGCTACCCGCACCAGGAGCCCGGAGCGCGTTTGGTGCCGACTGTGGCTGTCCTCCTCCTCGCCCGCCAATTACACCTTCTCCACCGCTTCGCCCTCCACGACCGCCGGCAACGTCAACGCCTCCTCCGCGGGCAACTCTTCGGAGGCGCGGGGCGAGGCGAGGCTTGTGGCTACGGTGCTCGCTCGCGTCAAAGTCATCCGGGAGAACTGGAACCTCAAGTACAGCGCGTGCTTCGTCATCTGCCCGCTGAGGGCGGTACTGGCAAACGCGGGGGCGGCGGGGTCTTCGACGGCACCGCCCCCGGACGCCACGCACGTCAAGGGGGAGTTCTCGACGGCGCGGGGGAGGGGAGCAGGGGCGATCTTGCAGCCATCGGCCTCCGGTCCCCCCTCTGGGCCACCGCCCTGGCCCCTGTGGGTGTCCGTGGTGAGCAGGTCGCGGAGGGCGATGCCGGCACACAGGCTGATGGTGAGAAACACGGAGGCCCACCAGTTGGCGGAGGCAAAGCAGGATCCGAGGTTCGGGGAGAGATGGGGGGTGTGCATCAAGCCACTACATTTCAGCTACAACCAG gCATTACATATGGTGGAATTCATTGAGTTCCACTCTCTCCTGGGCTTTGAGCATTTCACGATGTACAATCACACTGTAGGACCAGCAGTTGGCTGCATTCTCAACCACTATGCTCAGAAAGGCATTGTCACACTTCTACCATGGAGCCTTGACATGGCCTCTCAGCGTGAAATCAGGACTGAGGGGTTGTTTGCTGCCCTTAATGATTGTTTATATCGCTCCATGCATCGATTCCGGTACCTTGCTCTTATTGACCTCGATGAATTCATAG TTCCACGGAAATTCCAGCAGAATAAGGATCAGACATCCACTACTGCTAAGCCTCCACCCAATTTACGGCCAAATAATACAGACAGCTCTCTGGCTGATCTTCTGGCCTCTTTAGTAGCCCGAGCTCCAGCTGCAGGagcattttcctttcaaaatgcatttttttatctccagTGGGCAGATGACGAGGAATCCTCACAG CCTATAAAGGGGAATGCAAACTCCCACCTTCCGGAAAAGATGCCAGCCCTGGTGACCCAGCGAAAGACAAGAAGAAGAGCAAGGGCCCACCCTCACAAGCAGAGATCAAAGTACATTTGCCGTCCTGAACGAGTGGTTGAGGCTGGGAACCATTTTGTGTGGGAATTCACGTCTGGAGGGGGTGGCATGGGAATTGGGGGTGGCAGTGTGGGTGCTGTACATGTGCCATCTGATGCAGCACTCCTGCATCACTATAGAGTGTGCGAATTTGGTGGAGATGATTGTGTGCGCACAGCTGCTTCGGTGGTAGACCGCACAGCACAGAGGTTTAGAGACCCGTTGTTGAGACGAGTGGCCATACAGTGGGCAGAGATGAGGGAACCTTGCGGTCTTCCTCCGTTGGTGCCGGGGGAAGGTGATAGTCCTCATCGGTAG